The DNA sequence AGAGCCAGCGCTGCGCACCACCAATCAGCCCGAGCACGCCCTTTGCCAGCGACAGGGGTGCATCCAGGCTGCTGCGCAGGTTCTCAGGCAGCAGTGACGTGAGCACCGACGTCGGATCCGCCCGTATCCAATCCAAAGCACCGAGATCGACATCCGGCAGTGCCATGAGATTGTCCACCTGGCCGAGGGCATCATCGACTGCGAAATCCGGCATCCCGTCCACCGAGAAGTTGTCAGCAAAATCTTTCTCGAAGGACGCATCGCACACTCCGACCTGCTGAGATAGCTTGGCCTCGGTGTCCTCCGAGGTCTTCGGCTCTTCCTGCTTTCCCGCCTCGAGGAAGGTGATCGAGAACTTTGCCATCCCGCCTTCGCGCGATGACTCGGTGATCTGCACCTCACCGAACACGGTCACCGAGACCGTGCCGTAGTACGGGTGCACCAGCTGGCCAGGGCCTGCCTTCTCGATCGCGGCGATCAAGGCATCGCGCGGGACCATATAGTCGTTGTCGGCCGCCGGATCACCCAGCACGAAGGCATCCACCTTGTACTCACGTGCCCGCCGTCCCATGTCTTCCGCATAGGGAATGTCGCGCTGCGGATATTCGTGCCGCGCAATACGGCGGCCGGCGCTCAGGCTGGATCCGTCGACGTTGAACTTCGCGCCTCGGAAACTCGCCTGGCGCAAGTTATCTCGCCATGCCATGTGGTTTCTCCCTTACATCATGGCCAGGCCGGCCGTGACATCGATGTCCATCGCATTGCCGGCACGCTTAAGCTCGGTCACCTTCGCCGGCGCCCCTTCCAGCTGGATCTTGAGCGTGCCGCCGACCTCCGTCTTGCCGGCGCTGGCGGCTTGGGCGGCCGTGATGTTGCTGGCCCGGTCGGTGGCAAAGGTGAACTTGAAGTCCTTCATGGCGTCCGGCATCAATCGGTCAGGCAAGATCGTCTTCAGGATCCCCAGGATGCCGTTGGCCAGCGCCTGCCATCCCTCCAGCCAGACCTGGATCATGCCGCTGAAGAAGTTGACATCGAAGACGCCCTTGATCCGATCCCATGCACCGCTGACATAGGAAACGATGTTGTCCCAGTTCTTGTAGATGATCACGCCGAAAGCGACCACACCCGCAATCATCAGCCCGATTGGATTTGCAAGCATCACGCCCCACAGCGCCTGCAGTCCGCTCATCGCCGCCGGCAACATCGTCCAGGCGAAGACGCTCAACTTGACAGCCGCCACACCCAGCGCCCAGCCTAACTGCCCGAAGGCCAGCAACACCGGCGACATGAGACCGCCCAGCATCAACAGCGTGGAGACTGTCGGCCCGAAGGCGCTATTGAGCGACTTGAAGACTGCGCCGACCTTCTGCGCCACCTGCCAGAGGCCTTGGAACAACTGCACACCGATCTCGATGATCGCCGGCAGCTTCTCCAGGAAGGCGTCGAATTTGCTCTCGATCAGGCCACGGTTGGCCACCGTCCATTTCTGGATGTTCTCGAACATCGGCTGCAGCTTCTCGGCCAGCTTCAGACCGAGGAAGTTCTTGATGCCCTCGAACGTGCCTTGGAGCCGCTTCCACATCTTGTCGAATGAATCGGCCTGCTGCAGCTGGTCATCCGTGAAGATCCGGCCATCCGCCGTCATCTGTTCATACTTCTCACGGATCCCATCAGCACCACGGTTCATGGTGCCCATCATGATCTCGCCAGACTTGCCCATCAGCTCCAGCAGGACCGCCTGCTTGGCAATGTCCTTATTGGAGCCCTTGAAGGCATCGGCCATGCGCTCGATCACCTCCTCGGGCTTCATCCCCTTCAGCTGCGCCATGGAGATTCCGACGCCCGCGAAGGCTTGCTGCTGCTCCTTCCCACCGGCCAGCGCCAGGCCCATTGCCTTCTTCAGCTTGCCCATGGCGGCGGCGGCGTCTTCCATGGTGCCGCCATCTTCCTTCACCAGCTCGCCGAACACCTGCAGGCGCTGGGCGTTGATCTGGTATTTCTCGGCCAGGTCACCGACGCTGTCAGCGGCCTCGGCCGCTGCGACCCCGAAATGGAGGATCTCCCCGACCGTGCCGGCATACACACCGCCGATCCCGACCGTAGTGACAGCCAGTCCCACCAGCGACTTGGACAGTGCGCCGACCGCGGATTTGACCTTGCCCAGGCCCGTGGCGTCGTACAGCTTGCCAAAGGCCGAGTGCAGATCGCCGGCCGGCTTAATCATGCCTTCCAGCTTGGCGCCGATCTCATTGAGGGTGGTCGAGGCCTTGTCGATGGCCGAGATCACCAGCTCTGTTTTTGTCTGTTGCGTTCCCATTCGATTCTCGCGGGCAAAAGAAAAGCCCCGCCGGGTTTCCCAGGCGGGGCTTGTCAGAGTTGCGTTACGTCAGGAGAAGAGGATGCCGAAGAGGCCAATCACAAAGCGCAGACCGAGCCAGGCGATACTGGCTACCAGGATCAGCCCTAGCACTGCAGGAATCAGCCCGATAGCACCGGCACCGAATGCCAGCAGGCCGACCAGACCTGTCATGCGACCGGGCACTTCCTTCTTAGGTTTGGCGGGTTTTTCCATCGGCCCATTCTAACAGAATGCCCTGACCGTCAAGACGAGCCCTGCATCCGCTGTTGCGCCTTGATCACCTCACTGGCCTCATTGGCCCAGAAGTCCAACTCCCAGCTATCCATCTCCCACATCTCACTCGGCGGAAAGTGGTAGAAGTGCGCGATCAGGCCGATGGCGTCACGCCAGTGCCACGTACCAAAAAAGGCGCCACCTTCCCCACCAGCTCGATCACATCGACCGCGTCCAGCTCATCCAGCGTGTCCGCCGGCAAGCCATTCATCTCCGCGATGAACTTCAGCGCGCCACCGAACTTCCCGTCCGAAGTCTTCGGATCGACACCCTTCATCTCTTTCGCCTTCAGGCGGCGCAGTTTCAGGAAGGTGATATCGGAACCGTCCGCCGCCTTGATCGGGAATGCCAGGTCGTAGCGATCTTCCTGCACCACCGTGATGCTACCTGCGGGCACCGGCGCGGTGCCGTCGCCCACCGGCGCCGATGCCGGCGTGCCCATGGAAGGCGGCAGCGTGGGCGATGGTGCAGACGTCTGCACAGGGCCGGCGGTCGGGCCGTTCGGTTGGCGCTCGTAGAATTGATCGTAGCTCATGCTTGCTCCGCCGGTGCACCGATGAACTTGAGCGACGCCTTACCATCGCCCGCCTGCGGACTGATCGGGGACTCCAGAGCAGCACCGCGCACGATGAATTGCTGGCCCGAGTCACACTCGAACACGATGGAGCCATTGGTCATCGCGTTCAATCCCACGATATCGGTATCAGCATTGACCGCGATATCGCATTCGATCTCGGCATGGGCCGGTGTCTCAGTCCAGCCGAGGTAGCCGTGGTCGCCCACGACAGGCTTGCGGCCGACGCCGCCCGGATTGAGCTTTGCAGTGCCGGGCAGGCTGGCGATACTCGCGCCATTGACGCGGATGAATGCGCGCCCGAAATACTTTGCTGGCATGTAAGCCTCCTATTAAAGACGGAATTGGACCTGTGCTGCGAACACCCGGAACTGGTTGACCAGATCAGGCGGCAGGCGCACGTCCACTCGGTTGCGATCGTTCTTGTTACGGACCACCAGCAGATCCGACTTGAACTGATCAGGGTTTTCCATGATGCCGGCGTCCACCCAATCCAGAGCCAGGGCGATCAACTCTGCCTTGATGTCCTTGGGCGCGGCCACCGCCTGGCCCGGCGCCACCGGCGTAGTGTCATCCACCAGCTTGTGACGCGGGAAACGCTGGGCGATGCGCGCACGCACCTGGTAGCGCATCAGCGACAGGGTGTACATGGTCTCGATGTCCCGATAGCTCGGGTCCACCGTACCGGACGCATTGGTCTTGTAATTCGTCACCGCGCGCTCGATCACCACGTTGCCGCCGTTGTCCACCACCGTCGTCGCGCCGCCATAGGACAGGATGTTGTTGCGTTCGGAGCGCAGCCACCGCTTCGCAGCCGGCGCCGGCAGACGCGTGGGCAGCACCAGCGTCTGCAGCGGACGGGCCGGATCGATCGCCAGGTAGTACGCCGAGACCGCACCGGCCAGCACCGCCTTCTCCCATACTGGGCCCGGCTCACCACCGGTTTCGCAGGTCCACAGCGTGATGTGCGAATTGTTGCGCGCGGACAGCAGCGTATTGAGGGAGCCCACCGTGCCGCGAACGGCCGAATGGCAATGGCCATCGTTCTGGTACAGCGGCCCCCAGCGGTTGTTCAGCTCGGTCTCCATCAGCGCCAGGTTGGCGGCATCGTTGAACGGCATGATGATGGTGTTGTACTGCACTGCGCCGATGTTGGCCAGAGCGGTCGCAATGCTCGGATCAGCCGTACCACCGCTCATCTGGACGATAGCCACGCCGAGACCGGCCGGAGTCGCCTCGGACATCGGGTAATAGTTCAGCTGCATCATCAGATCATTGGTGAGCGTGCCCTTGTGGCGCGCAGTGACGGTCACCACGCCGGCAGCGCTGGCAGCGGTCACCACCAGATCCGGTTTGGCATTGATCGCAGCAGCCAGAGCCGCGGCGATGACTGCAACGGTATCGGTGGTGGCAACCGCGACCTGCACCACGTCTTCGCCGATATACAGATTCAGCGTACCCCCTTGCGTTGCAGATCCGGTAATCGTGATGGTGCCAGTCGCCGCCGTGCCCGCGCCGTTGTCCGGGATCGGGACGATCCAGGTCTCGATGGTGTCGGTGACGTCGAAGAGCGAGGCAATCATCGCCGCGCCAATCGAACCACGACCGAAGGCAGCGATACCCGCCGTCTTGCCGCTCACCTGCAGAGGAACGTTGGCAGCGCCGTTACCGGTGGCCAGCGACTGGCCGATCAGCAGGATGCGCTGCGGCATGTTCACCGGCGAGCTGATCGCCTTGCTGTTGTCGAATTCGACGTACTGGCCAGGCGTCAACAGATCCACCGGGATCTGGTTGAAGGAAATGGAACCGTCACTCATTGCTCACCTCCACCATCTGCAACGCCACCAGCTTCACCTTCTGCCTGCGGCTCGGTGCTGACATCGCCGTCGGCGAGTCGGCGGATCCAGAAAGCATCGTTCTCATTGACCTCGGTCTCGCCCGCGACCTCGCGGTGCGTGACGGGGTCGCGAACGGTCCTCCCTGGCACGGGATAGATCTTCATTGCGTTGCTCCTATTGTGGGAAATTGATTGTTGCGGAGGCGTCAACCTGACCGTCCGGCCCGACCGGCAATGGCGGATCATTGCGCGGCGAGGCCATGTCAATCTCGACGGCCACCTTCTGCAGGTCGTCGCCCTCGACACTTGGCTGCCAGATGTAGACGCATTCATAGGTCATCGTGAGGAGCGCCGCCTCAAGATCGGCTGCGCTCTCGTAGTCCGGCTGACTCCCCTTGTACCGGAGCGACTGGCAGATGCCACCGAGGTAAGGATCCGTGATCAACCGCTGCTCGACCACGTCGGCCAGGTCGTCCAGCTCATCGACCACAGCCGCACCGTTCAGGGCATACAGTTGCACGTAGACCTGCACCGTGCGCTGCTCCTGGTACTGGTCCGACAGATCCTCGGTGACCTCGGCACCGGTGATGATGTTGGCAAAGGGCAGATCCTCCGATCTAGCCGCCCGGGTGCGAGCCAGGAACAGCTTCTCCAGCAGCGGATGCCCTGCCAGCTTCTCTTGCACAGCCAACCGGATTTTCTTGCGAGTGTGCATGTCAGGCCTCCGAGATCAGCACTTTCATCAGTTCACCGTCGTCGACCCGCCGGGGGATCTGTCGCACGCGGTAGCGCACGCTACCGACCTGGATGAAATCATCCTCATCCAGGCCGACCAGCTTACCGGCGGGATACGTCAGCTCGGCGACGTTCGCGACGACGAGATGCTCGGACAGCGCAAACACATCCGGCGCATCGACGAGGCCCATCGTGGTCTGCTCTGCTCCACCGCTGGGCGCCCAAACAACGGGCTTGCCCATATCGGCGAAGAAGACGTCCAGATCTTCGGCGAACACGGCCGCTTACTGCGCTTCGGCAGACTTGACGGACGGGTCGGTGACCACACCCAGGCCGGTCAGCTGCTCGATGGTGGCCTTGTCCTTCTTCTCGTCCAGCTCGATGGTGGCGCCGGCCGGGTAGACCGTGCCGTTATGCTCCAGCTGCCAGTTCACTTGCAGTTTCATGTTGACTCCTATTCAGGGATAGAAAATTGGCCCGCCAGGCGAGCCGCAGTTTGAATCCAGGCGCGCGCTTACGCGACGACGTTCTGGAAGAAGTAGGACAGGTCCGGGGCGCTCACCACCTCGGTGACGCGCTCGCCAGCGCGGGTCTTGTAACCGCCTTCCAGGCCGCCGAAGTCCTTGCTGTAGATCGTGTCCGAGATGCGCTCGCCGAACTGGGGAGTGAAGCCCCAGGTGGTGGAGCGGCTCGCCTCGGTCGGCGTCTCGCGGTAGGTCAGCGCGCAGTGCTTGCCCCAGGCACGCTGATAGCTCGCGGTCTGGCCCTTCTTCGCGGTGTTGACGAAGGCCTCGCCCACCTGGATCTCATCCAGTTCCAGTGCATCGGCCAGTTGCTGGCGCGAGACGCCGCCGGACATGCCGCCCTTGCCGTTCACGTAGTCGATGGTCTTGGGGTGCAGGATCAACTTGGTCCAGGCGGCACGACCGATGGTCATCACGTTCGGACGCATCACCGGCACATCGAGCGCGGTCAGGAGCGCCGTGATCGGGTCCGAGTTGCTGTAGTCGGACCACTGCGAGGTGCCCGACAGGGTCAGCTTGTTGACGTGGTTGGCGGGCGCGAACACGGTATTGGCCACGCGGACCTCGCGATCCAGGAGGATCAGCTTCATGACGAACTCCGCCGCGTTGGCGATGGGATCCACGCCGTCGGGGGCGTTCTTGATGTCCACCACCGGCACGACTTCGTCCAGGCCGTATTCGAACACGCTGGCCGGGATCAGGTCACCGATCGACTCCACCTGGTTCGGGGCGCTCTTGCGGCCCACGCGAGTTTCGGGGACGGTGAACTGGTCCGCCATGTTCTGGCGCATGTACTTGAAGTCTTGGGCGCCCACCGGCACGCGTGGCATGACCGAGTCGGCGATCAGCTTGGTGTTGCTGTAGGCAATGACGATGGCGCGAATGAGCGCCGGATTGATGGGAAACGGTGCTGCTGCACTCATGCTTTGCTCCTAAATAGGAATGGGAATGAAAGAGGCGATTGAGACCAGGAAGGCTTAGCCCTGGATCATCTCGGCGCCGACGTACACGCTGCCGATGTCGCCCAGGACGCCCGAGACCTCGGCATAGCCGATGATCCGGGCATTGACACCGGCGGCCGGAGCAGCGGCGACGGCGCGGCCGAGTGCGTCAGAGGTCAGCGGCTGGCCACGGGTAACCGGGCCGCCGAACTCGATCTCGGCCGGGCCGCTGCGCACGATGTCGGCGCGATCGCCGGCAGCGTAGGCAAAACCTTCAGTGACGCCGATCATCAGATCGGTGGAGGCCGCCGCCTGCTTCACGGAGCCATCGGTGGCGCCGTAGCAGACGATGCGGAACTTGGCCAGGGCGGTTTCGGCCGTGTAGTTGAGTACGGTATTGGGGACGCGCATTGCGGTTCCTTTCGATCAATTGGAGGAAGTAGGCCGTCCGCCGATCAGGCTGCGGACAGTTCGTTGTTGGCGCGGGCCGCCGCCTGGGCATAGGAAATGCGGCGACCGGCGCTGCTTTCTGCCGTCACGATCTCCTGCGCACGTGCGGCGATCGCCTCATGGGTCGGCTTCTTGGCCGAGGTTGCCT is a window from the Herbaspirillum rubrisubalbicans genome containing:
- a CDS encoding DNA circularization protein → MAWRDNLRQASFRGAKFNVDGSSLSAGRRIARHEYPQRDIPYAEDMGRRAREYKVDAFVLGDPAADNDYMVPRDALIAAIEKAGPGQLVHPYYGTVSVTVFGEVQITESSREGGMAKFSITFLEAGKQEEPKTSEDTEAKLSQQVGVCDASFEKDFADNFSVDGMPDFAVDDALGQVDNLMALPDVDLGALDWIRADPTSVLTSLLPENLRSSLDAPLSLAKGVLGLIGGAQRWLSFFSFSEGLASSASAVNATTASRIAVVRNQTAFSDLVRGSATSNRIYELATTQPATTAEAQVLRSEIVQRADTILFSDKVSQATSQAVVQLRTVALQHLASNTVALPSLVSVTQQQVRPAVVLAHDFYGNAWYAQGRADDLVSRNSVAHPGFVPAGRPLQFVSE
- a CDS encoding phage tail assembly protein, with amino-acid sequence MSYDQFYERQPNGPTAGPVQTSAPSPTLPPSMGTPASAPVGDGTAPVPAGSITVVQEDRYDLAFPIKAADGSDITFLKLRRLKAKEMKGVDPKTSDGKFGGALKFIAEMNGLPADTLDELDAVDVIELVGKVAPFLVRGTGVTPSA
- a CDS encoding phage tail tube protein, encoding MPAKYFGRAFIRVNGASIASLPGTAKLNPGGVGRKPVVGDHGYLGWTETPAHAEIECDIAVNADTDIVGLNAMTNGSIVFECDSGQQFIVRGAALESPISPQAGDGKASLKFIGAPAEQA
- a CDS encoding phage tail sheath C-terminal domain-containing protein, yielding MSDGSISFNQIPVDLLTPGQYVEFDNSKAISSPVNMPQRILLIGQSLATGNGAANVPLQVSGKTAGIAAFGRGSIGAAMIASLFDVTDTIETWIVPIPDNGAGTAATGTITITGSATQGGTLNLYIGEDVVQVAVATTDTVAVIAAALAAAINAKPDLVVTAASAAGVVTVTARHKGTLTNDLMMQLNYYPMSEATPAGLGVAIVQMSGGTADPSIATALANIGAVQYNTIIMPFNDAANLALMETELNNRWGPLYQNDGHCHSAVRGTVGSLNTLLSARNNSHITLWTCETGGEPGPVWEKAVLAGAVSAYYLAIDPARPLQTLVLPTRLPAPAAKRWLRSERNNILSYGGATTVVDNGGNVVIERAVTNYKTNASGTVDPSYRDIETMYTLSLMRYQVRARIAQRFPRHKLVDDTTPVAPGQAVAAPKDIKAELIALALDWVDAGIMENPDQFKSDLLVVRNKNDRNRVDVRLPPDLVNQFRVFAAQVQFRL
- a CDS encoding DUF2635 domain-containing protein → MKIYPVPGRTVRDPVTHREVAGETEVNENDAFWIRRLADGDVSTEPQAEGEAGGVADGGGEQ
- a CDS encoding head-tail joining protein, translated to MFAEDLDVFFADMGKPVVWAPSGGAEQTTMGLVDAPDVFALSEHLVVANVAELTYPAGKLVGLDEDDFIQVGSVRYRVRQIPRRVDDGELMKVLISEA
- a CDS encoding phage capsid protein, producing the protein MSAAAPFPINPALIRAIVIAYSNTKLIADSVMPRVPVGAQDFKYMRQNMADQFTVPETRVGRKSAPNQVESIGDLIPASVFEYGLDEVVPVVDIKNAPDGVDPIANAAEFVMKLILLDREVRVANTVFAPANHVNKLTLSGTSQWSDYSNSDPITALLTALDVPVMRPNVMTIGRAAWTKLILHPKTIDYVNGKGGMSGGVSRQQLADALELDEIQVGEAFVNTAKKGQTASYQRAWGKHCALTYRETPTEASRSTTWGFTPQFGERISDTIYSKDFGGLEGGYKTRAGERVTEVVSAPDLSYFFQNVVA
- a CDS encoding capsid cement protein produces the protein MRVPNTVLNYTAETALAKFRIVCYGATDGSVKQAAASTDLMIGVTEGFAYAAGDRADIVRSGPAEIEFGGPVTRGQPLTSDALGRAVAAAPAAGVNARIIGYAEVSGVLGDIGSVYVGAEMIQG